From one Agathobaculum sp. NTUH-O15-33 genomic stretch:
- a CDS encoding aspartate/glutamate racemase family protein: protein MKHYGYIGKGDDDFDVVKPLAQQMSGYPIGIMLLNVGYPIVPGNVANACTYDFPVRYARVRTVDSPRLHTKDPTIIDDLTAVGKELQEDGVRAIICACGYFGRWQKQLTERLDVPVYASSLTQIPMIRIGLKKSQKIGILCAVTRTFDDELLSCCGVDDPSMLVVKSMEEAAEFSAIPRDRDTMNNAKVRAEMVHAAKEMVAENPDIGAILLECSDMPPYAAAVQAAVNLPVYDFTTMIRWVESAVCRKPFYGYI from the coding sequence ATGAAGCATTATGGCTATATTGGCAAGGGCGATGATGATTTCGACGTCGTCAAGCCGCTCGCACAGCAGATGTCCGGCTATCCGATCGGCATTATGCTGCTCAACGTGGGCTATCCCATCGTTCCCGGCAACGTTGCAAACGCCTGCACCTATGATTTCCCGGTGCGCTATGCAAGGGTACGGACCGTGGACTCTCCGCGCCTGCACACCAAGGATCCCACCATCATCGACGATCTGACCGCGGTGGGCAAGGAACTGCAAGAGGACGGCGTGCGCGCCATCATCTGCGCCTGCGGTTATTTTGGCCGCTGGCAGAAGCAGTTGACCGAGCGCTTGGACGTTCCGGTATACGCCTCCAGCCTGACCCAAATTCCGATGATCCGAATCGGTCTGAAAAAGAGCCAAAAGATCGGCATTCTGTGCGCGGTCACCCGCACGTTTGACGATGAGTTGCTGTCTTGCTGCGGCGTGGACGATCCTTCCATGCTGGTCGTAAAATCGATGGAGGAGGCCGCGGAATTCTCCGCGATCCCCAGAGACCGCGACACCATGAACAACGCCAAGGTCCGCGCGGAAATGGTGCATGCCGCCAAGGAAATGGTAGCGGAAAACCCGGATATCGGCGCGATCCTGCTGGAATGCAGCGATATGCCGCCCTATGCGGCCGCCGTGCAGGCCGCCGTCAACCTGCCGGTTTACGATTTCACCACCATGATCCGCTGGGTTGAATCCGCGGTTTGCAGAAAGCCCTTCTACGGATATATCTAA
- a CDS encoding iron-containing alcohol dehydrogenase, which produces MDNFTFYSPTYFVFGRDSEEQTGACVKRYGGSKVLIHYGGGSVVRSGLLDRVKKSLDAEGISYIELGGAKPNPLSGLVYEGIELARKEKIDFVLAVGGGSAIDSAKAIAFGSLYDGDFWDFYCGKQGQVTKSLPIGVVLTLAATGSEGSTDSVITNEDGMHKRCADGDVLRPMFAIMNPELTTTLPPYQTASGISDIMSHSMERYFSHTRDVELTDRLLEAVMLTIVKEAKRVMADPSNYEARANIMWAAMIAHNNITGVGREQDWGTHHMENELSTTYGCSHGAGLAILTPYWMNYAMKHEGVDRFVQFATRVFGCQMNFEDPETTALEGIAAFQNFVKSIGMPTTIGEIGGKPEDAPKLAAGMFHEAPNHGHFVKLTPEIAEEIYRSAM; this is translated from the coding sequence ATGGACAACTTTACTTTTTACAGCCCTACCTATTTTGTTTTCGGCAGAGATTCGGAAGAGCAGACCGGCGCGTGCGTCAAACGTTACGGCGGCAGCAAGGTCCTGATCCATTACGGCGGCGGCTCGGTGGTTCGTTCCGGTTTGCTGGACCGCGTGAAGAAATCGCTTGACGCGGAAGGGATCTCCTACATCGAGCTGGGCGGCGCGAAGCCGAACCCGCTCAGCGGTCTGGTCTACGAAGGCATCGAGCTGGCGCGCAAGGAAAAGATCGACTTTGTGCTCGCGGTAGGCGGCGGCAGCGCGATCGACTCGGCCAAGGCCATTGCGTTCGGCTCGCTCTACGACGGCGATTTCTGGGACTTCTACTGCGGCAAGCAGGGCCAAGTCACCAAGTCTCTGCCGATCGGCGTTGTGCTCACACTGGCCGCGACCGGCAGCGAAGGCTCGACCGACTCGGTTATCACCAACGAGGACGGCATGCACAAGAGATGCGCGGACGGCGACGTGCTGCGCCCGATGTTCGCCATCATGAACCCCGAGCTGACCACTACCCTGCCCCCGTATCAGACGGCGAGCGGCATTTCCGACATTATGTCGCACAGCATGGAACGCTATTTCTCGCACACCAGAGATGTCGAGCTGACCGACCGTCTGCTCGAAGCGGTCATGCTGACCATCGTCAAGGAAGCCAAGCGCGTCATGGCCGATCCTTCTAATTATGAAGCGCGCGCCAACATCATGTGGGCTGCTATGATCGCGCACAACAACATCACGGGCGTGGGCCGCGAACAGGATTGGGGCACCCACCATATGGAGAACGAGCTGTCCACCACCTACGGCTGCTCACACGGCGCGGGCCTTGCGATTCTGACGCCGTACTGGATGAACTATGCGATGAAGCACGAGGGCGTAGACCGTTTCGTGCAGTTCGCCACCCGCGTGTTCGGCTGCCAGATGAACTTTGAGGACCCCGAGACCACCGCGCTCGAAGGCATCGCGGCGTTCCAGAACTTTGTAAAGTCCATCGGCATGCCCACGACGATCGGCGAGATCGGCGGCAAGCCGGAGGACGCGCCCAAGCTCGCGGCGGGCATGTTCCACGAAGCGCCCAACCACGGCCACTTCGTCAAGCTGACCCCGGAGATCGCGGAAGAGATTTACCGCTCGGCTATGTAA
- a CDS encoding helix-turn-helix transcriptional regulator gives MNNTLDCHLYHECYGEHAHGYPQILIPLEQPLHIWIGSEEYEVTPKELCFIPPGLLHRCDFSGLLQVINIPKDEPELKNHVLLSYPLIVAIRDQITQLVELIQTELKQNPESRSVHHLYSYLYSKLMGNCASPSIRYISEFYHLPITISQLAKIESYNATYYSDWFKQQTGFSPSIYLRYIRINRAKELLEGMNYSVMDIAIMVGYSSNATFTRAFHNITGMTPKAYRERACAKRQNRPDAPAEFESQGLRRTTG, from the coding sequence ATGAACAATACACTGGATTGTCACCTCTATCATGAGTGCTATGGAGAGCATGCGCACGGTTATCCGCAAATCCTGATCCCGCTGGAGCAGCCGTTACATATATGGATCGGGTCGGAAGAATACGAGGTAACGCCCAAGGAGCTATGCTTTATCCCGCCGGGATTGCTGCACCGCTGTGATTTTTCCGGACTGTTGCAAGTGATCAATATACCAAAGGATGAGCCGGAGCTGAAAAACCACGTATTGCTATCCTATCCGCTCATCGTTGCCATCCGGGATCAGATCACGCAATTAGTCGAGCTGATACAAACGGAGCTCAAGCAAAACCCAGAGAGCCGGTCGGTACACCATCTTTACAGCTATCTATATAGCAAGCTGATGGGCAACTGCGCCTCTCCTTCCATCCGCTATATCAGCGAATTCTATCATTTGCCTATCACGATCAGCCAGCTTGCCAAGATCGAAAGCTATAACGCGACCTATTACAGCGATTGGTTCAAGCAGCAAACAGGCTTCTCCCCCAGCATTTACTTGCGCTATATCCGTATCAACCGGGCGAAAGAGCTGCTGGAAGGCATGAATTACAGCGTGATGGACATCGCCATCATGGTTGGATACAGCAGCAACGCGACCTTCACCCGCGCGTTCCACAACATTACAGGCATGACGCCAAAGGCCTATCGGGAGCGCGCCTGCGCCAAACGGCAAAACAGACCGGACGCGCCGGCCGAGTTTGAATCGCAAGGACTAAGGCGAACCACAGGCTAA
- a CDS encoding (2Fe-2S)-binding protein, whose translation MRITEHPVLEFQHGQEVEFTFEGRTLVGTEGEPIAAALHANGVRELREHHGRPRGFFCAIGNCSSCLMEVDGVPNVRVCVEPLKSGMVVKLQQGNGSLMGGSMT comes from the coding sequence ATGAGAATCACAGAACATCCTGTATTGGAATTCCAGCACGGACAGGAGGTCGAATTCACTTTTGAAGGTCGCACTCTGGTTGGTACGGAAGGTGAGCCGATTGCGGCGGCGCTCCATGCGAATGGAGTCCGTGAACTGCGCGAGCACCACGGACGTCCCAGAGGTTTTTTCTGTGCCATCGGTAACTGCTCGTCCTGTTTGATGGAAGTCGACGGTGTTCCTAATGTCCGCGTCTGCGTCGAACCTCTTAAAAGTGGAATGGTCGTAAAACTGCAACAGGGCAACGGCTCGTTGATGGGAGGTAGCATGACATGA
- a CDS encoding NAD(P)/FAD-dependent oxidoreductase, with the protein MKFSDVVVIGGGPAGMSAALAAADAGVRVTIMDRWGELGGQLIKQTHRFFGSEREKAGTRGIEIVQQLRKQITENPRIEVKVNTDVLGIYSDRVISYEEGDHYGRMTAEKIVVSTGAAEKMLLFENNDLPGVYGAGAVQTLMNVYGIQPGQKVLMIGAGNIGLIVTYQLLQAGVNVVAIVEAAPRIGGYKVHASKVRRMGVPIYTKTTVKSALGSNHVTGAVLADMDDKFQIVPGTEREIEVDTICLSVGLAPLSELVSQTGAQMHYIPQLGGFVPERDDTLETTAPGVYVAGDVSCIEEATAAMIEGSIAGLSAAIATGMNHPEMLAKRDEWIEQLSILRSGKTGKKIRDGLELMGREQN; encoded by the coding sequence ATGAAATTTTCAGACGTTGTAGTGATCGGGGGCGGCCCCGCCGGGATGAGCGCAGCGCTTGCCGCCGCCGATGCCGGCGTCCGTGTGACGATTATGGATCGCTGGGGTGAATTGGGCGGTCAGTTGATCAAGCAGACCCACCGCTTTTTTGGATCGGAACGGGAAAAGGCCGGCACGCGCGGCATCGAGATCGTGCAGCAGCTTCGCAAGCAGATCACGGAAAATCCGCGGATCGAGGTCAAGGTGAATACCGATGTTCTAGGTATCTATTCCGACCGTGTCATCTCCTATGAAGAAGGCGACCACTACGGCCGCATGACGGCGGAAAAGATCGTGGTCAGCACCGGCGCCGCGGAGAAAATGCTGTTATTTGAAAACAACGACCTGCCCGGCGTATACGGCGCGGGCGCGGTACAGACGCTGATGAACGTTTACGGGATACAGCCCGGACAAAAGGTTTTGATGATTGGCGCGGGCAATATCGGCCTGATCGTGACCTATCAGCTGCTGCAGGCCGGTGTGAACGTTGTAGCGATCGTCGAGGCCGCGCCCCGGATCGGCGGCTATAAGGTGCACGCTTCCAAGGTTCGCCGTATGGGCGTGCCGATCTATACAAAAACCACGGTCAAATCCGCGCTTGGCAGCAACCATGTCACCGGCGCCGTGCTGGCGGATATGGACGATAAGTTCCAGATCGTTCCGGGCACCGAACGCGAGATCGAGGTGGACACCATCTGTCTGTCCGTCGGTCTGGCTCCACTGAGCGAGCTGGTATCGCAGACCGGCGCGCAAATGCATTATATCCCGCAGCTGGGCGGCTTCGTGCCGGAACGGGACGACACGCTCGAAACGACCGCGCCCGGCGTTTATGTGGCGGGCGACGTATCCTGCATCGAGGAGGCCACCGCCGCCATGATCGAGGGCAGCATCGCAGGCCTGTCCGCCGCGATCGCCACGGGGATGAACCATCCGGAGATGCTCGCCAAGCGCGACGAGTGGATCGAGCAGCTCAGCATTCTCCGTTCCGGCAAAACCGGCAAGAAGATTCGTGATGGACTGGAACTGATGGGGAGGGAACAAAATTGA
- a CDS encoding 4Fe-4S ferredoxin, whose protein sequence is MTGTLESTGIASREMFEKLLPSAERRAKGPYAVMECYEEIPCNPCSTSCPCHAVKMGSLNECPICEYDDCTGCGSCVSRCPGLACFVINETVGNGLIDITFPYEMLPVPEKGAIVQALGRDGAVVGQAEIVRVLHSPKLDHTNVITMRVAAELIYDARNIRCE, encoded by the coding sequence TTGACTGGAACATTGGAGAGCACCGGCATTGCAAGCCGTGAAATGTTTGAAAAGCTTCTTCCTTCCGCCGAGCGGAGGGCGAAAGGCCCCTACGCGGTGATGGAGTGCTATGAAGAAATTCCGTGCAATCCCTGCAGCACGAGTTGCCCCTGCCACGCCGTCAAGATGGGTTCGCTGAACGAATGCCCCATCTGCGAATATGACGACTGCACGGGCTGCGGCAGCTGCGTCAGCCGCTGCCCCGGTCTGGCCTGCTTCGTGATCAACGAAACCGTGGGAAACGGACTGATTGATATCACATTCCCCTATGAAATGCTGCCGGTACCGGAAAAGGGCGCTATCGTGCAGGCCCTTGGCCGCGACGGCGCCGTGGTCGGACAGGCGGAGATCGTCCGTGTCCTTCATTCTCCCAAGCTGGACCACACCAACGTGATCACCATGCGGGTTGCGGCGGAGCTCATTTATGACGCGCGCAATATCCGCTGCGAATGA
- a CDS encoding (2Fe-2S)-binding protein has product MDESKIILCRCENLTLADLHKMLDEGMTSMQEIKKKSRCTMGPCQGRTCKEMIAKEIANYLHKTVDEVDVPVSRIPIKPITLGQIYESIGGDET; this is encoded by the coding sequence ATGGATGAAAGCAAAATCATCTTGTGCCGCTGCGAAAACCTGACGCTGGCCGACCTGCATAAAATGCTGGACGAGGGCATGACGTCGATGCAGGAGATCAAAAAGAAATCCCGCTGTACAATGGGCCCCTGCCAAGGACGCACCTGCAAGGAAATGATCGCGAAGGAGATCGCCAACTATTTACATAAGACGGTGGACGAGGTGGATGTACCCGTCAGCCGTATTCCGATCAAGCCCATCACGCTGGGCCAGATCTATGAGAGCATCGGAGGTGACGAGACGTGA